A region of Salvia splendens isolate huo1 chromosome 17, SspV2, whole genome shotgun sequence DNA encodes the following proteins:
- the LOC121774174 gene encoding disease resistance protein RGA2-like, producing the protein MDGASSAAIEVLVQNLINLFKDEYSLLRGLDKDAQQLQRTLETIQAYLNDAEKKSITQDSAKIWLRELEVVAFDADNVLDELSYHLLHKKAKKMRTPKGKDKVLSCFSSFNGILHRRDMAHTIKQINATFECMNKRATDLGIQSVIVNAPAIAHTSIETDSFSLDPIFIGRNDDVSKLVDMLTQIHEDRIFSMVALVGMGGMGKTTLTRKVFNHESIKARFGSLIWVHVSQKFDPISLFKKILSALTSDGDGVERRELILKRLQEVLKSKTYLLVLDDVWNEDVQMWEDFINSMSGVTSTTGNSILITTRSEKVAFTVNQFHIHHLNGLSDEDCWSLIKAKTFDKNGEVPSGFEMIGRQIAKRCRGLPLAANVVGGVLRSKSEEEWCLINENWLSDAQGGENISKILKLSYDHLPSPSLKKCFTFCSVFPKGRKILKEELIELWMAEGFLQPSRRNDMESVGDMFFNVLLQNSLLQVQMGGVYGNLKSCMMHDLVHDLASSVVSNNADGSIVVRYKFLEEESSPIPKNVAKHLRTLFLKGGIPGTIFSNFERLHNLTLSGGYKELPNSIRELIHLRNLNVYETEIVNLPKWIGELHHLQTLRACWRSENLPSTLKYMFNLRHLHIDSNTKLPEEIGRLTSLRTLPYFTVGKEKGFQIEELGSLNNLKGSLEIKDLEMVHDKEEALKANMFQKPNLFDLAYTWSDGREEGTNDESVLEGLQPQSNLKKLKISGFKGIRFPTWAEKMAVRDGPQGSWVPLDNLTEIKLSNCSEIEEIPTLEHLPNLKSLSLYRLKKVRLINASFNHLTSLEIEELDQLDCLPEWIFYNNQNLSLLYISNCRVLRELAGVETLNSLESLYIHHCENLKSIGSPSGGARQSQGILRRLSIRRCGELMELPCEMLELWAPTIEELELEGLRSLKNLPMLIDCLVKSSTCLKYLTIRGVPKLKAASVESWDLSSLESLSIDVSVEWSRGDSVGIAETVEGMLQRCCNSLRYLSLEGMENWEWLPQSIQYLTTLLDELRLSNIGVEELPQWLGNLSSLRGLYLWNCNKLKRLTSVDALNHLTKLEELYIRDCPELRIDSEWRNHHGNLKIYVDGHPV; encoded by the coding sequence ATGGATGGAGCGTCTTCAGCAGCCATTGAAGTTCTTGTCCAAAACCTGATCAACCTTTTCAAGGATGAGTATTCTCTGCTTCGAGGTCTCGATAAAGATGCTCAACAGCTGCAGAGGACTTTGGAGACGATTCAAGCATACTTGAATGATGCTGAGAAGAAATCcatcacccaagattcggccaaGATCTGGTTGAGGGAGCTTGAAGTCGTGGCTTTCGATGCTGACAACGTCTTGGATGAACTCAGCTATCATCTTCTCCACAAAAAAGCGAAGAAAATGAGGACACCCAAAGGCAAGGATAAGGTACTCTCATGCTTCTCATCATTTAATGGCATTTTGCATCGGCGTGATATGGCACACACGATCAAACAAATCAATGCTACTTTTGAGTGTATGAATAAAAGGGCAACAGATCTTGGCATTCAAAGCGTGATTGTGAACGCACCTGCTATTGCTCATACTTCCATTGAGACGGATTCGTTCAGTCTTGATCCAATCTTTATTGGAAGAAACGATGATGTGTCTAAACTAGTTGACATGCTCACCCAGATCCACGAAGATCGGATCTTTTCCATGGTTGCTCTTGTGGGAATGGGGGGTATGGGGAAGACTACGTTGACTAGGAAAGTCTTTAATCACGAAAGCATAAAGGCTCGATTCGGATCACTTATTTGGGTTCATGTTTCTCAAAAATTTGATCCAATtagtcttttcaaaaaaatccTTTCGGCATTGACTTCAGATGGTGATGGAGTTGAGAGGAGGGAACTAATCCTGAAAAGGCTTCAAGAAGTTCTCAAGTCTAAAACTTATCTTCTTGTCCTTGATGATGTATGGAACGAAGATGTTCAAATGTGGGAAGACTTTATAAATTCCATGTCTGGAGTTACTTCCACTACGGGAAATAGCATTTTGATCACTACCAGGAGTGAAAAAGTTGCTTTTACTGTTAACCAATTTCATATTCATCATTTGAATGGCTTATCAGATGAAGACTGTTGGTCCTTAATCAAGGCCAAAACTTTTGATAAGAATGGTGAAGTTCCATCCGGATTTGAGATGATTGGAAGACAGATTGCTAAAAGATGTCGGGGTTTGCCTTTAGCTGCCAATGTAGTCGGAGGAGTACTTCGCAGTAAGTCCGAGGAAGAGTGGTGCTTAATCAATGAAAATTGGCTTTCAGATGCTCAAGGAGgtgaaaatatctcaaaaatattgaaattgagCTATGATCACCTACCCTCACCGTCGCTCAAGAAGTGCTTCACGTTTTGTTCGGTTTTCCCCAAAGGTCGGAAAATCCTGAAGGAGGAGTTGATTGAACTATGGATGGCAGAAGGGTTTCTTCAACCAAGCCGAAGAAATGACATGGAGTCCGTGGGTGACATGTTTTTTAATGTGCTTCTACAGAACTCTTTGTTGCAAGTTCAAATGGGAGGTGTTTATGGAAATTTGAAAAGTTGTATGATGCATGATCTTGTGCATGATCTTGCATCTTCTGTCGTATCCAATAATGCAGATGGCAGTATTGTAGTTCGATACAAGTTTCTTGAAGAAGAATCAAGTCCTATTCCAAAAAATGTGGCTAAGCATTTGCGTACATTATTCTTGAAAGGTGGAATTCCTGGTACTATATTCTCAAACTTTGAACGTCTGCATAATCTGACTCTTTCTGGTGGTTATAAAGAGTTGCCCAATTCAATTAGGGAGTTGATACATTTGAGAAATCTGAATGTTTATGAAACAGAAATTgtaaacttgccgaagtggattGGTGAACTCCATCACTTGCAAACATTAAGAGCATGCTGGAGGTCTGAGAACCTGCCAAGTACGTTGAAGTATATGTTTAACTTAAGGCATCTTCATATCGATTCTAATACAAAGTTGCCAGAGGAGATTGGGAGATTAACTAGTCTTCGTACACTCCCTTACTTCACAGTAGGCAAAGAGAAGGGCTTCCAAATTGAAGAGCTCGGAAGTTTGAATAACCTCAAAGGATCACTAGAGATTAAAGATCTGGAGATGGTGCatgataaagaagaggctctgAAAGCAAATATGTTTCAGAAACCAAACTTATTTGATTTGGCGTATACGTGGAGTGATGGTAGAGAAGAAGGAACAAATGATGAGAGCGTATTGGAAGGTCTCCAACCTCAATCAAATCTGAAAAAGCTGAAGATTTCAGGATTCAAAGGCATAAGATTTCCAACGTGGGCTGAGAAGATGGCTGTACGTGATGGGCCTCAGGGCTCTTGGGTACCGCTTGACAACTTGACTGAAATAAAACTCTCCAATTGCTCAGAAATAGAGGAAATCCCAACGCTGGAGCACTTGCCTAATCTCAAGTCTCTTTCTTTGTACAGACTGAAGAAGGTGAGGCTCATAAATGCTTCGTTCAATCATTTAACATCACTCGAAATAGAAGAGTTAGATCAATTGGATTGTCTGCCAGAATGGATATTCTATAACAATCAGAATCTCTCATTATTGTACATATCAAATTGTCGAGTGTTGAGAGAATTAGCAGGTGTAGAAACCCTCAATTCTTTGGAGAGTTTGTATATTCATCATTGTGAAAATCTGAAGTCGATTGGGAGTCCAAGTGGCGGAGCAAGACAATCACAGGGGATCCTCCGTCGGCTGAGTATTAGAAGGTGCGGAGAGCTAATGGAATTGCCGTGTGAAATGTTAGAGTTGTGGGCCCCTACAATTGAGGAACTTGAATTGGAAGGATTAAGGAGCCTAAAGAATCTACCAATGCTAATTGACTGCCTCGTAAAATCATCTACTTGTCTCAAATATTTGACAATCAGAGGTGTTCCTAAATTGAAGGCTGCTAGTGTTGAGAGTTGGGATCTTAGCAGCTTGGAATCATTAAGCATAGATGTGAGTGTGGAATGGTCAAGAGGGGATAGTGTTGGCATTGCagagactgtggaaggaatgCTGCAAAGATGCTGCAACTCACTTCGTTACTTAAGTTTGGAGGGGATGGAAAATTGGGAGTGGCTGCCCCAATCAATTCAATATCTCACCACTCTTCTTGATGAGTTAAGGTTGAGTAATATAGGAGTAGAAGAATTGCCCCAATGGTTGGGGAACCTCTCATCTTTAAGAGGGTTATATCTATGGAATTGCAACAAGTTGAAGCGTCTGACCTCTGTGGATGCATTGAATCACCTCACCAAATTAGAAGAGTTGTATATTAGAGATTGCCCGGAACTACGTATTGATTCGGAGTGGCGCAACCACCATGGCAATCTGAAAATCTATGTCGATGGCCACCCCGTTTGA
- the LOC121773780 gene encoding putative disease resistance protein RGA1: MLMHIVHKHSSSSKYTCKRIFSETMEGVSSAAIEVLVQNLINLFRDEYSLFRGLDEDAQQLQRTLGTIQAYLNDAEKKSITQDSVKIWLRELEDVAFDADNVLDELSYHLLHKRVKKMKTPKGKDKVLSCFSSFNGILHRRDMAHTIKQINDTFERMNKRATDLGIQSMVVNAPAAVAHTSIETDSISLDPIFVGRDDDVPKLVHMLTQTLPRERMFSILALVGMGGMGKTTLTRKVFNHESLKARFGSLIWVHVSQTFDPISLFNKIYSTLTSNTGDRVEIKEVILKRLKEVLKSKTYILVLDDVWNEDVSMWEDFINSMSGVTSTMGNSILITTRSEKVASIVHPFHIHHLNGLSDEESWSIIKGKTFDENGEVPSGFEMIGKKIAKRCKGLPLAANIVGGVLRGKSEEEWHIINEKWLSDAEGGENISKILKLSFDHLSSSSLKKCFTFCSVFPKGRTIVKEGLIELWMAEGFLQPSQRDDMESVGDMFFNVLLQNSLLQVADKDEYGNVSECAMHDLVHDLASSVVSNNAGGSIVVGYKFVEEESSPIPKNVAKHLRTLFLKGGIPEIVNLPKWIGKLHHLQTLRACWELENLPSTLKYMFNLRHLHIYSRTKLPAEIGRLTNLQTLPHFRVGKEKGYQIEELGSLKNLKGSVEIQDLEMVHDKEEALKANIFQKPKLFDLAYYVE, translated from the exons ATGCTAATGCATATCGTCCACAAGCATTCCTCATCTTCAAAATACACTTGCAAAAGAATTTTCTCTGAAACCATGGAAGGAGTGTCTTCAGCCGCCATTGAAGTTCTTGTCCAAAACCTGATCAACCTTTTCAGGGATGAGTACTCTCTATTTCGGGGTCTCGATGAAGACGCACAACAGCTGCAGAGGACTTTGGGGACGATTCAAGCCTACTTGAATGACGCTGAGAAGAAATCCATCACCCAAGATTCTGTCAAGATCTGGTTGAGGGAGCTTGAAGATGTGGCTTTCGATGCAGACAACGTCTTGGATGAACTGAGTTATCATCTTCTCCACAAAAgagtgaagaaaatgaagacTCCCAAAGGCAAGGATAAGGTACTCTCATGCTTCTCATCATTTAATGGCATTTTACATCGGCGTGATATGGCTCACACGATCAAACAAATCAATGATACTTTTGAGCGTATGAACAAAAGGGCAACAGATCTTGGCATTCAAAGCATGGTTGTGAACGCACCTGCTGCTGTTGCTCATACTTCCATTGAGACGGATTCGATCAGTCTTGATCCAATCTTTGTTGGCAGAGATGACGATGTGCCTAAACTGGTTCACATGCTCACCCAAACTCTACCACGGGAAAGGATGTTCTCCATCCTTGCTCTTGTGGGAATGGGGGGTATGGGGAAGACTACGTTGACTAGGAAAGTCTTTAACCATGAAAGCTTAAAGGCTCGATTTGGATCACTTATTTGGGTTCATGTTTCCCAAACTTTTGATCCAATCAGTCTTTTCAACAAAATCTATTCGACGTTGACTTCAAATACTGGTGATAGAGTTGAGATCAAGGAAGTTATCCTGAAAAGGCTTAAAGAAGTTCTCAAGTCTAAAACTTATATTCTTGTTCTTGATGATGTATGGAACGAAGATGTTTCAATGTGGGAAGACTTTATAAATTCCATGTCTGGAGTTACTTCCACTATGGGAAATAGCATTTTGATCACCACCAGGAGTGAAAAAGTTGCTTCAATTGTTCACccatttcatattcatcatTTGAATGGCTTATCAGATGAAGAAAGTTGGTCCATAATCAAAGGCAAAACTTTTGATGAAAATGGTGAAGTTCCATCAGGATTCGAGATGATTGGAAAAAAGATTGCTAAAAGATGTAAGGGTTTGCCCTTAGCTGCCAATATAGTCGGGGGAGTGCTTCGCGGTAAATCCGAAGAAGAGTGGCACATCATCAATGAAAAGTGGCTTTCGGATGCTGAAGGAGGGGAAAATATctcaaaaatattgaaattgagCTTTGATCACCTGTCTTCATCGTCACTTAAGAAGTGCTTCACGTTTTGTTCGGTTTTCCCAAAAGGTCGGACAATCGTGAAGGAGGGGTTGATTGAACTATGGATGGCAGAAGGGTTTCTTCAACCAAGCCAAAGAGATGACATGGAGTCCGTGGGAGACATGTTTTTTAATGTGCTTCTACAAAACTCTTTGTTGCAAGTTGCAGATAAAGATGAGTATGGAAATGTTTCAGAGTGTGCGATGCATGATCTTGTGCATGATCTTGCATCTTCTGTCGTATCCAATAATGCAGGTGGCAGTATTGTAGTTGGATacaagtttgttgaagaagaatcaAGTCCTATTCCAAAAAATGTGGCCAAGCATTTGCGTACATTATTCTTGAAAGGTGGAATTCCTG AAATTGTAAACTTGCCGAAATGGATTGGTAAACTCCATCACTTGCAAACATTAAGAGCATGCTGGGAGTTAGAGAATCTGCCAAGTACGTTGAAGTATATGTTTAACTTAAGGCATCTTCATATCTATTCTCGTACAAAGTTGCCAGCGGAGATTGGGAGATTGACTAATCTCCAAACACTACCTCACTTCAGAGTGGGCAAAGAGAAGGGCTACCAAATTGAAGAGCTCGGAAGTTTGAAGAATCTCAAAGGATCAGTAGAGATCCAAGATCTGGAGATGGTGCATGATAAGGAAGAGGCTCTGAAAGCAAATATATTTCAGAAACCAAAGTTATTTGATTTGGCGTATTACGTGGAGTGA
- the LOC121774568 gene encoding disease resistance protein RGA2-like, producing the protein MDGASSAAIEVLVQNLINLFKDEYSLLRGLDKDAQQLQRTLETIQAYLNDAEKKSITQDSAKIWLRDLESVAFDADNVLDELSYHLLHKKVKKMKTPKGKDKVLSCFSPFNGIMRRRNMAHTIKQINTTFESMKKTATELGLESMVVSAPDVVAHTSIETNSLSIDPIFVGRDHDVTKLVHMLTQIQEDRIFSMVAIVGMGGMGKTTLTRKVFNHESLKARFGSLIWVHVSQTFDPIGLFNKIYSTLTSNTGDRVEIKEVILNRLKEVLKSKTYILVLDDVWNEDVQMWEDFINSMSGVTSTTGNGILITTRSEKVASIVNPFHIHHLNGLSDEECWSIIKVKTFDEKGEVPSGFEMIGRKIAKICKGLPLAANVVGGVLHGKSKEKWCIINEKWLSDAEGGENISKILKLSFDHLSSSSLKKCFTFCSVFPKGREIRKEELIELWMAEGFLQPSQRDEMESVGDMFFNVLLQNSLLQIQMSDAYGNVESCVMHDLVHDLASNILSNNSDGNTRIRYMFLQEESSPIPEKKTKHLRTLFLHGETSGMKFSDFKCLHNLTLSGHNYKELPNSVRELIHLRNLNITTKDIVNLPEWIGELHHLQTLRAKIWKLEKLPSTLKYLINLRHLYVSRIELPAEIGRLTNLQTLPHFTVGEEKGYQIEELGSLKNLKGSLVIHNLEMVRDKEEALKANMFQKPNLLDLAFEWDEGREDERNDESVLEGLQPHANLKKLRIIGFQGKRFPTWSEKMEVEDGPQGSWVPLDNLIEIRLVWCPEIEEVPRLEHLPNLKSLSLDGLDKVRSINTVFNHLTSLEIKELDRLECLPEWLFLNNQNLSYVTISSCPVLRGLPDGLDTLHSLKGLCIMYCENLKSIGNPSGRSRGILRELNITECGELMELPRQMLESWAPTVEDLKLEGLGRLKNLPTLMDCLAKSSTRLTYLRILGVPKLMAASSASIESWDLSSLRTLEIDVSVEWSSEASVGIAETVEGMLQGCCNSLVGLVLKGVENWEWLPKSIENLTVLSWLRMENIGAEELPQWLWNLPFLASFGLYSCHKLKRVDVSKNITKLEALYVSIRDCPELSIDSEWRNRNQRVYITVHDQPL; encoded by the coding sequence ATGGATGGAGCGTCTTCAGCAGCCATTGAAGTTCTTGTTCAAAACCTGATCAACCTTTTCAAGGATGAGTACTCTCTGCTTCGAGGTCTCGATAAAGATGCTCAGCAGCTGCAGAGGACTTTGGAGACGATTCAAGCCTACTTGAATGACGCTGAGAAGAAATCCATCACCCAAGATTCTGCCAAGATCTGGTTGAGGGACCTTGAATCCGTGGCGTTCGATGCTGACAACGTCTTGGATGAACTCAGCTATCATCTTCTCCacaaaaaagtgaagaaaatgaagacTCCCAAAGGCAAGGATAAGGTACTATCATGCTTCTCTCCATTTAATGGCATTATGCGCCGTCGTAATATGGCTCACACAATCAAACAAATCAATACTACTTTTGAGTCTATGAAGAAAACAGCAACAGAGCTTGGCCTTGAAAGCATGGTTGTGAGTGCACCTGATGTTGTTGCTCATACTTCTATTGAAACAAATTCGTTAAGTATTGACCCAATCTTTGTTGGAAGAGATCATGATGTTACCAAACTAGTTCACATGCTCACCCAGATCCAAGAAGATCGGATCTTTTCCATGGTTGCTATTGTCGGAATGGGGGGTATGGGGAAGACTACGTTGACTAGGAAAGTCTTTAACCATGAAAGCTTAAAGGCTCGATTTGGATCACTTATTTGGGTTCATGTTTCCCAAACTTTTGATCCAATCGGTCTTTTCAACAAAATCTATTCGACGTTGACTTCAAATACTGGTGATAGAGTTGAGATCAAGGAAGTTATCCTGAATAGGCTTAAAGAAGTTCTCAAGTCTAAAACTTATATTCTTGTTCTTGATGATGTATGGAATGAAGATGTTCAAATGTGGGAAGACTTTATAAATTCCATGTCTGGAGTTACTTCCACTACGGGAAATGGCATTTTGATCACCACCAGGAGTGAAAAAGTTGCTTCAATTGTTAACccatttcatattcatcatTTGAATGGCTTATCAGATGAAGAATGTTGGTCCATAATCAAAGTCAAAACTTTTGACGAAAAGGGTGAAGTTCCATCAGGATTCGAGATGATTGGAAGAAAGATTGCTAAAATATGTAAGGGCTTGCCCTTAGCTGCTAATGTAGTCGGGGGAGTGCTTCACGGTAAATCCAAAGAAAAGTGGTGCATCATCAATGAAAAATGGCTTTCGGATGCTGAAGGAGGGGAAAATATctcaaaaatattgaaattgagCTTTGATCACCTGTCTTCATCGTCACTTAAGAAGTGCTTCACGTTTTGTTCGGTTTTCCCCAAAGGTCGGGAAATTCGGAAGGAGGAGTTGATTGAACTATGGATGGCAGAAGGGTTTCTTCAACCAAGCCAAAGAGATGAGATGGAGTCCGTGGGCGACATGTTTTTCAATGTGCTTCTACAGAACTCTTTGTTGCAAATTCAAATGAGTGATGCTTATGGAAATGTGGAAAGTTGTGTGATGCACGACCTTGTGCATGATCTTGCATCTAATATTTTATCCAATAATTCAGATGGCAACACCCGAATTCGATACATGTTTCTCCAAGAAGAATCGAGCCCTATTCCAGAAAAGAAGACCAAACATTTGCGTACATTATTCTTGCATGGTGAAACTTCTGGTATGAAGTTCTCAGACTTCAAATGTTTGCATAATCTCACTCTTTCCGGTCATAATTATAAAGAGTTGCCTAATTCAGTGAGGGAGTTGATACATTTGAGAAATCTGAATATTACAACTAAAGATATTGTAAACTTGCCAGAGTGGATTGGTGAACTCCATCATTTGCAAACATTAAGAGCAAAAATATGGAAATTAGAGAAACTGCCAAGTACGTTGAAGTACTTGATTAACTTAAGGCATCTCTATGTTTCTCGTATAGAGTTACCGGCGGAGATTGGGAGATTAACTAATCTCCAAACACTACCTCACTTCACAGTGGGAGAAGAGAAGGGCTACCAAATTGAAGAGCTCGGAAGTTTGAAGAATCTCAAAGGATCACTGGTGATTCATAATTTGGAGATGGTGCGTGATAAGGAAGAGGCACTGAAAGCAAATATGTTTCAGAAGCCAAACTTACTTGATTTGGCTTTTGAATGGGATGAGGGTAGAGAAGATGAAAGAAATGATGAGAGTGTTTTGGAAGGCCTCCAACCTCATGCAAATTTGAAGAAGCTGAGGATTATAGGATTCCAAGGCAAAAGATTTCCAACATGGAGTGAGAAGATGGAAGTAGAAGATGGGCCTCAAGGCTCTTGGGTACCACTTGACAACTTAATTGAAATAAGACTCGTATGGTGCCCAGAGATTGAGGAAGTCCCAAGGCTGGAGCACTTGCCGAATCTCAAGTCTCTTTCTTTGGACGGATTGGATAAGGTGAGGTCTATAAATACTGTGTTCAATCATTTAACGTCACTCGAAATAAAAGAGTTAGATAGATTGGAATGTCTGCCAGAATGGCTATTCCTTAACAATCAGAATCTCTCATATGTGACTATATCAAGTTGTCCTGTGTTGAGAGGGTTACCAGATGGCTTGGACACCCTCCATTCTCTCAAGGGTTTGTGTATTATGTACTGTGAGAATCTGAAGTCGATTGGGAATCCAAGTGGGCGATCACGAGGGATCCTCCGTGAGCTGAATATTACAGAATGCGGAGAGCTGATGGAATTGCCGCGTCAAATGCTAGAGTCGTGGGCGCCTACAGTTGAGGATCTTAAATTGGAAGGATTGGGGAGGCTAAAGAATCTGCCAACGCTAATGGACTGCCTCGCTAAATCATCTACTCGTCTCACATATTTGAGGATTTTAGGTGTTCCTAAATTGATGGCTGCTAGTAGTGCTAGTATTGAGAGTTGGGATCTTAGCAGCTTGAGAACATTAGAGATAGATGTGAGTGTGGAATGGTCAAGTGAGGCTAGTGTTGGCATTGCggagactgtggaagggatgCTGCAAGGATGTTGCAATTCACTTGTCGGGTTAGTTTTGAAAGGGGTGGAAAATTGGGAGTGGCTGCCCAAATCAATTGAGAATCTCACTGTTCTGAGTTGGTTAAGGATGGAGAATATAGGAGCAGAAGAATTGCCGCAATGGTTGTGGAATCTCCCATTTCTAGCATCGTTTGGTCTATATAGTTGCCACAAGTTGAAGCGTGTGGATGTTTCGAAGAACATCACTAAATTAGAAGCGTTATATGTTAGTATTAGAGATTGCCCGGAACTAAGTATTGATTCGGAGTGGCGCAACCGCAATCAACGTGTATATATCACGGTCCATGACCAGCCCCTGTGA
- the LOC121774569 gene encoding putative disease resistance protein RGA3 — protein sequence MTSRGSHEGSDPSFQHTKTIIKAKTFDGNGEVPSGFEMIGRKIAKKMSGFALSYQSSLKKCFLFCSIFPKGWEIEKQKLIELWMAEGFLQPSQRDDMESVGNMFFNVLLQNSLLQVKDKDEYGNVSKCEMHDLVHDLASSFLSNNEDGGTPFRYMFLNKESNPLPKKVAKHLHTLFLECKTSDTKFSNFECLHNLTLSDNKELLNSVRKMVHLRNLNISNTWIRKLHVDKDEECWSIIKAKTFDENGEVPSGFEMIGRQVAKRCWGLPLAANVVGGVLRSKSEEEWRLINENWLSDAQGGEYISKILKLSFDHLSSPSLKKCFTFCSVFPKGWTIVKEELIELWMAEGFLQPSRRDDMESVGDMYFNVLLQNSLLQIQMSDDYGNVSECVMHDLVHDLASSVLSNNEDGSTPFRYVFLNQESSPIPEKVAKHLRTLFLECETFDAKLSNFECLHNLTLSGFGDKEFPNSVRKMIHLRNLNISNTWIGTLPKWIGELHHLQTLRANIWNLVKLPNTLKYMFNLRHLHINSRTKLPAEIGRLTSLQTLPYFTVGKEKGYQIEKLGSLKNLKGRLMICNLEEVHDKEEAQKANMFQKPNLFYLAFCWSDGRENERNDVEI from the exons ATGACCTCCCGCGGTTCCCACGAGGGATCCGACCCATCATTCCAGCATACCAAGACCATAATCAAAGCCAAAACTTTTGATGGAAATGGTGAAGTTCCATCAGGATTCGAGATGATTGGAAGAAAGATTGCTAAAAAGATGTCAGGGTTTGCCCTTAGCTACCAAT CGTCTCTCAAGAAGTGCTTCTTGTTTTGTTCGATTTTCCCCAAAGGTTGGGAAATTGAGAAGCAGAAGTTGATTGAACTATGGATGGCTGAAGGCTTTCTTCAACCAAGCCAAAGAGATGACATGGAATCTGTGGGCAACATGTTTTTTAATGTGCTTCTACAAAACTCTTTGTTGCAAGTTAAAGATAAAGATGAGTATGGAAATGTTTCAAAGTGTGAGATGCATGATCTTGTGCATGATCTTGCATCTTCTTTCTTATCCAATAATGAAGATGGCGGCACTCCATTTCGATACATGTTTCTCAACAAAGAATCAAATCCTCTTCCGAAAAAAGTGGCTAAGCATTTGCATACATTATTCTTGGAATGTAAAACTTCCGATACGAAGTTCTCAAACTTTGAATGTTTGCATAATCTTACTCTGTCTGATAACAAAGAGTTGCTGAATTCAGTTAGGAAGATGGTACATTTGAGAAATCTGAATATTTCGAATACTTGGATTCGAAAGTTGCACGTggataagg ATGAAGAATGTTGGTCCATAATCAAAGCCAAAACTTTTGATGAAAATGGTGAAGTTCCATCCGGATTTGAGATGATTGGAAGACAGGTTGCTAAAAGATGTTGGGGTTTGCCTTTAGCTGCCAATGTAGTCGGAGGAGTGCTTCGCAGTAAGTCCGAAGAAGAGTGGCGCTTAATCAATGAAAATTGGCTTTCAGATGCTCAAGGAGGTGAATATATctcaaaaatattgaaattgagTTTTGATCATTTGTCTTCACCATCGCTCAAGAAGTGCTTCACGTTTTGTTCGGTTTTCCCCAAAGGTTGGACAATCGTGAAGGAGGAGTTGATTGAACTATGGATGGCAGAAGGGTTTCTTCAACCAAGCCGAAGAGATGACATGGAGTCCGTGGGCGACATGTATTTTAATGTGCTTCTACAGAACTCTTTGTTGCAAATTCAAATGAGTGATGATTATGGAAATGTTTCAGAGTGTGTGATGCATGATCTGGTGCATGATCTTGCATCTTCTGTCTTATCCAATAATGAAGATGGTAGCACTCCATTTCGATACGTGTTTCTCAACCAAGAATCAAGTCCTATTCCGGAAAAAGTGGCTAAGCATTTGCGCACACTATTCCTGGAATGTGAAACTTTTGATGCGAAGTTGTCAAACTTCGAATGTTTGCATAATCTTACTCTTTCTGGTTTTGGTGATAAAGAGTTTCCGAATTCAGTTAGGAAGATGATACATTTGAGAAATCTGAATATTTCGAATACATGGATTGGAACGTTGCCCAAGTGGATTGGTGAACTCCATCACTTGCAAACATTAAGAGCAAACATATGGAATTTAGTGAAACTGCCCAATACGTTGAAGTACATGTTTAACTTAAGGCATCTTCATATCAATTCTCGTACAAAGTTGCCAGCGGAGATTGGGAGATTAACTAGTCTTCAAACACTACCTTACTTCACAGTAGGCAAAGAGAAAGGCTACCAAATTGAAAAGCTTGGAAGTTTGAAGAATCTTAAAGGAAGGCTAATGATTTGTAATCTGGAGGAGGTGCATGACAAAGAAGAGGCTCAGAAAGCAAATATGTTTCAAAAGCCAAACTTATTTTATTTGGCGTTTTGTTGGAGTGATGGtagagaaaatgaaagaaatgaCGTGGAAATCTGA